The Verrucomicrobiia bacterium genome contains a region encoding:
- a CDS encoding amidohydrolase family protein: protein MQPARHPARHAVDPPAPRTGHRGSDHLPALPVKLDAHQHFWRYHATQYPWIPPNSPLQRDWLPADLAALQGPLGFDGSIAVQARQSLAESHWLLGLADADPRIVGVVGWVDLQSESVDAELAALATHPKFAGVRHVVQDEPDDRFLLRPAFLRGLGKLHDFGLTYDLLIYPRQLPAAIEVVQRFPAQAFVLDHLAKPAIREGLLEPWAGGIRELARHPNVCCKVSGMVTEARHDGWRPEEFRPYLDVVLEAFGPRRLMFGSDWPVCLLAADYGAVVSLATDQLVRRAGWDAAQQEAFFGGNARQFYLGGR from the coding sequence ATGCAGCCGGCTCGCCATCCGGCGCGGCACGCTGTGGACCCTCCTGCCCCGCGGACAGGACATCGTGGATCTGATCACCTACCAGCCCTCCCCGTGAAACTCGACGCCCACCAACACTTCTGGCGGTACCACGCGACCCAGTACCCCTGGATCCCCCCGAATTCACCGCTGCAGCGCGACTGGCTCCCCGCAGATCTGGCCGCCCTGCAGGGTCCGCTGGGATTCGACGGTTCGATCGCCGTGCAGGCGCGGCAGTCGCTTGCGGAGTCCCATTGGCTGCTGGGACTCGCCGATGCCGACCCGCGGATCGTGGGTGTGGTCGGCTGGGTGGACCTGCAGTCCGAATCCGTGGACGCCGAACTCGCCGCGCTCGCCACGCATCCGAAATTTGCCGGGGTGCGACACGTGGTGCAGGACGAACCCGACGACCGGTTTCTGCTGCGGCCCGCGTTCCTGAGGGGCCTCGGCAAGCTTCATGACTTCGGCCTCACCTACGATCTGCTGATTTATCCGCGCCAGCTCCCGGCGGCCATCGAGGTGGTGCAACGCTTTCCCGCGCAGGCCTTCGTGCTCGATCACCTCGCCAAGCCCGCGATCCGCGAGGGCCTCCTGGAACCCTGGGCCGGCGGGATCCGTGAACTGGCGCGCCATCCGAACGTGTGCTGCAAGGTGTCCGGCATGGTCACCGAGGCCCGGCATGACGGTTGGCGTCCGGAGGAGTTCCGTCCGTACCTCGACGTGGTCCTGGAGGCCTTCGGGCCCCGCCGCCTGATGTTCGGCTCCGACTGGCCGGTGTGCCTGCTCGCTGCGGACTACGGCGCCGTCGTGTCGCTCGCAACCGACCAGCTGGTGCGAAGGGCGGGCTGGGATGCGGCGCAGCAGGAGGCGTTCTTCGGGGGCAACGCGCGGCAATTCTACCTGGGCGGGCGCTGA
- a CDS encoding M23 family metallopeptidase gives MTAWRRLACGWLAVAALTAAAGAQPFQFPTANRTLLQPGREADFFQGTAGRPWTSGQYGCVRSEGNQFHEGVDIRAIQRDRAGEPVDPVLASAPGAVAYVNARSPLSNYGIYIVLRHRIEGMEVYTLYAHLREVREGLKVGTVVQAGERIATLGRTSNTNPGISKDRAHLHFEICLVVNDRYAAWHRERLTDQRNDHANFNGRNLMGVDPAAVFLQQARMGREFRFVDFLRGQPVLARVAVRSTHFPWLRRYPQLVVPNSVAEREGIAGYELGLAFTGLPVRLKPLAASEMPWRDRVRLVEVSAVESSRHPCSRLAIRRGTLWTLLPRGQDIVDLITYQPSP, from the coding sequence GTGACCGCCTGGCGCCGGCTCGCCTGCGGCTGGCTCGCGGTCGCCGCGCTGACCGCGGCCGCCGGCGCCCAGCCGTTCCAGTTTCCCACCGCCAACCGGACGCTCCTGCAGCCGGGACGCGAGGCGGACTTCTTTCAGGGCACAGCCGGACGGCCCTGGACCAGCGGGCAGTACGGCTGCGTCCGGTCCGAGGGGAACCAGTTTCACGAGGGGGTGGACATCCGGGCGATCCAACGCGACCGCGCCGGAGAACCGGTGGACCCTGTGCTGGCGTCCGCCCCGGGGGCCGTCGCCTATGTCAACGCGCGATCCCCGCTCTCCAACTACGGGATCTACATCGTGCTCCGGCATCGGATTGAGGGGATGGAAGTGTACACCCTCTACGCCCACCTGCGGGAGGTCCGAGAGGGCCTCAAGGTCGGCACGGTCGTGCAGGCCGGGGAACGCATCGCGACCCTGGGGCGCACGAGCAACACGAACCCGGGCATCTCCAAGGACCGGGCCCACCTGCATTTTGAGATCTGCCTGGTGGTGAATGACCGCTACGCCGCCTGGCATCGCGAACGCCTCACGGATCAGCGAAATGATCATGCGAACTTCAATGGGCGGAATCTGATGGGTGTGGACCCGGCCGCCGTTTTCCTCCAGCAAGCCCGCATGGGCCGGGAATTCCGCTTCGTGGACTTCCTCCGCGGGCAACCGGTCCTCGCCCGGGTCGCCGTCCGGTCCACCCACTTCCCCTGGCTGCGCCGCTATCCGCAGCTGGTCGTCCCCAATTCCGTGGCCGAACGCGAGGGCATTGCGGGATACGAACTCGGACTCGCCTTCACCGGTCTGCCGGTTCGCCTGAAGCCGCTGGCTGCCTCCGAAATGCCGTGGCGCGACCGCGTCCGGCTTGTGGAGGTCTCGGCCGTGGAATCGTCCCGTCACCCATGCAGCCGGCTCGCCATCCGGCGCGGCACGCTGTGGACCCTCCTGCCCCGCGGACAGGACATCGTGGATCTGATCACCTACCAGCCCTCCCCGTGA
- a CDS encoding sugar phosphate isomerase/epimerase, with protein sequence MILCGIGDEAGNRLESQIEATRRLGWRHLEARNLQVDGAPKANLHDLSDAAFDRAAAMLEAGGISVYCLGSTIMNWAKRVTDPFDATLDEVGRALPRMQRLGTRLVRIMSYKPDDDADRLPPEVIRRVREVTARFREGGCLAVHENCMNYGGISPGHAVELLDAVPDLRWVFDTANPVFNADRSRPKPWPRQDPWAFWTRVRDRVAHIHVKDARWNPAKNDADYTWPGEGEGAVRRILEDALRRGYDGGISIEPHMVAVFHDTTAPAAQDDMLRDNFVEYGRRLERLLAELRPGG encoded by the coding sequence ATGATTCTCTGCGGTATCGGCGACGAGGCGGGCAACCGCCTGGAATCGCAGATCGAGGCGACGCGCCGCTTGGGCTGGCGCCATCTGGAGGCCCGCAACCTGCAGGTGGACGGTGCGCCGAAGGCCAATCTGCACGACCTCTCCGATGCGGCTTTCGACCGGGCGGCCGCCATGCTCGAAGCGGGCGGCATCTCGGTGTACTGCCTTGGGTCCACGATCATGAACTGGGCCAAACGGGTCACCGACCCCTTCGATGCGACCCTGGATGAGGTCGGCCGCGCCCTGCCACGGATGCAACGGTTGGGCACTCGATTGGTCCGCATCATGAGCTACAAGCCCGACGACGATGCCGATCGCCTGCCTCCGGAGGTGATCCGGCGGGTTCGTGAGGTGACGGCGCGCTTCCGGGAGGGCGGTTGCTTGGCGGTCCACGAAAACTGCATGAACTACGGGGGCATCAGCCCGGGTCATGCCGTTGAACTGCTCGATGCCGTGCCCGACCTGCGGTGGGTCTTCGACACCGCGAATCCGGTGTTCAATGCCGACCGGTCGCGTCCGAAGCCCTGGCCGCGACAGGATCCGTGGGCGTTCTGGACCCGGGTGCGGGACCGGGTGGCCCACATCCATGTCAAGGATGCCCGCTGGAATCCGGCGAAGAACGATGCGGACTACACCTGGCCGGGGGAGGGGGAGGGCGCTGTTCGACGGATCCTGGAGGATGCCCTGCGGCGCGGCTATGACGGCGGCATCAGCATCGAACCGCACATGGTGGCGGTCTTTCACGACACGACCGCGCCGGCGGCGCAGGACGACATGCTGCGGGATAATTTCGTCGAGTACGGCCGGCGGTTGGAGCGGTTGCTTGCCGAACTGCGGCCCGGCGGCTGA
- a CDS encoding YhbY family RNA-binding protein, with product MNPSGPTHAPAAGRELRDLKARAQRLEPVLKIGRAGLSAEFFAALDQCLADHGLVKVRFEEFKDRKRELVPELVSRSGAQLVQRVGNVAVLFRRRSPPTPAVPAVPKRG from the coding sequence ATGAACCCCTCCGGGCCGACTCACGCCCCCGCCGCAGGCCGCGAACTCCGGGACCTCAAGGCCCGCGCCCAGCGACTGGAACCGGTCCTCAAGATCGGCCGCGCCGGCCTGTCTGCAGAATTCTTCGCCGCGCTCGACCAGTGCCTTGCCGACCATGGGCTGGTGAAGGTGCGCTTCGAGGAGTTCAAGGACCGAAAGCGCGAGCTCGTGCCGGAACTGGTGTCTCGCAGCGGTGCCCAGCTGGTGCAGCGGGTCGGCAATGTGGCCGTGCTGTTTCGACGTCGGTCGCCGCCAACGCCAGCCGTCCCCGCCGTCCCCAAACGCGGCTGA
- a CDS encoding adenylyltransferase/cytidyltransferase family protein — protein MNTADKVIPPTTLGAWREALRNQGRRLVVTNGCFDLLHVGHVTYLEAARSRGDALLVGLNGDDSVRQLKGPGRPLNPEADRARVLAALACVDGVCIFPEMRATRFLSEAVPEVYVKGGDYTLNTMDPDERRAIEAVGGHMEFIPFVPGHSTTALVQRFHPGFRTGSPSHPAS, from the coding sequence ATGAACACCGCGGACAAGGTGATCCCGCCGACGACGCTCGGCGCGTGGCGCGAGGCCCTCCGGAACCAGGGCCGGCGTCTCGTGGTCACCAACGGATGCTTTGACCTGCTCCACGTGGGCCATGTGACCTATCTGGAGGCCGCACGAAGCCGCGGCGACGCCCTTCTGGTCGGCCTCAACGGCGACGACAGTGTCCGTCAACTCAAGGGGCCCGGCCGTCCGCTGAACCCGGAGGCGGACCGCGCCCGGGTGCTCGCCGCCCTGGCGTGCGTGGACGGCGTCTGCATTTTCCCGGAAATGCGTGCGACGCGCTTCCTCTCGGAGGCCGTTCCAGAGGTGTATGTGAAGGGCGGCGACTACACGCTGAATACCATGGATCCCGATGAACGGCGCGCCATCGAGGCGGTGGGGGGGCACATGGAATTCATTCCGTTCGTCCCCGGCCATTCCACGACCGCGCTCGTTCAACGGTTCCATCCCGGGTTCCGCACAGGCTCCCCAAGCCACCCAGCCTCATGA
- a CDS encoding 2-phosphosulfolactate phosphatase has translation MQRIEALLSPAELHSLKARNLQGSVCVVFDVLRATSTMLAALHSGAAAVDAVGGIPEAIDLRAADPGCLLAGERDGRRIRAAQTGGTDFDLGNSPREFTPERVRGRRIVMTTTNGTRALQACTAAETVLAASFGNLRATARWLETRDPGHLLLVGSGTQDHAALEDVLAVGALADAVWSRASTGWVDDAVRIARHLYRDHRGDLLRTVSEGRNGHRLLQWPDLADDVSWCLEADRFDFVARRQPDGSFRAERAGH, from the coding sequence ATGCAACGCATTGAAGCGCTCCTCAGTCCCGCAGAACTGCACTCCCTCAAGGCGCGCAACCTCCAAGGCAGCGTCTGCGTGGTCTTCGATGTGCTGCGGGCCACATCAACAATGCTCGCGGCGCTGCACAGCGGGGCGGCCGCGGTGGATGCCGTGGGCGGAATCCCGGAGGCGATTGATCTGCGGGCCGCGGATCCGGGCTGCCTGCTGGCCGGGGAACGCGACGGACGCCGGATCCGCGCAGCCCAGACCGGTGGAACGGATTTCGACCTCGGGAATTCCCCGCGCGAATTCACTCCGGAACGGGTGAGGGGACGCCGGATCGTGATGACCACGACCAACGGCACCCGGGCCCTGCAGGCCTGCACTGCTGCGGAGACCGTCCTGGCGGCGTCCTTCGGCAACCTGCGCGCCACCGCCCGCTGGCTGGAGACCCGGGATCCCGGACACCTCCTCCTTGTCGGATCCGGCACGCAGGACCACGCCGCCCTCGAGGATGTGCTGGCGGTCGGGGCGCTGGCCGACGCCGTGTGGTCCCGGGCGTCCACCGGGTGGGTGGACGACGCCGTCCGCATCGCCCGCCACCTGTACCGCGACCATCGGGGCGACCTGTTGCGCACCGTCTCCGAAGGCCGCAATGGCCACCGGTTGCTCCAGTGGCCCGACCTCGCGGACGATGTTTCCTGGTGCCTTGAGGCGGACCGCTTCGACTTTGTGGCCCGGCGGCAGCCCGACGGCAGCTTCCGCGCCGAACGCGCCGGTCACTGA
- a CDS encoding DNA-3-methyladenine glycosylase 2 family protein, which translates to MTARFPVRDYDLAATLESGQVFRWEQRGTAWEGVVGPHWYRIEPASGALVATAATADADWTGLRCFLGMDDVLEDIQRTFPNDPPMQAAIAACPGLRLLHQDPWECLASFLLSSTKQIAQIRQCVAMLCARFGRPVPVPPGHSPNHQFPEASVLARAGEAALRECRLGFRARYLAEVANRVAAGVLDLEAVRQRPTPEARQQLMSLPGVGRKIADCVLLFAYGRPEAFPVDVWVLRALRGLYFPKRRPQPRTLLRFTATHFGPHAGYAQQYLFHYARTYLGRGAFAGGPRRIRRPVSASSRSPAPHATH; encoded by the coding sequence ATGACCGCCAGATTTCCGGTGCGGGATTACGACCTCGCCGCCACCCTGGAAAGCGGCCAGGTCTTCCGCTGGGAGCAACGCGGGACCGCGTGGGAGGGGGTTGTTGGCCCCCATTGGTACCGAATCGAACCGGCTTCAGGCGCGCTGGTGGCCACGGCAGCGACGGCCGATGCGGATTGGACGGGCCTGCGTTGCTTCCTTGGCATGGACGACGTGCTCGAAGACATCCAGCGCACGTTTCCGAACGACCCACCGATGCAGGCCGCAATCGCGGCCTGCCCGGGCCTCCGATTGTTGCATCAGGATCCCTGGGAATGCCTCGCCAGTTTCCTCCTCAGTTCCACCAAGCAGATTGCCCAGATTCGTCAGTGCGTCGCCATGCTCTGCGCGCGGTTTGGCCGTCCGGTCCCGGTGCCGCCGGGCCATTCACCGAACCACCAGTTCCCGGAGGCCTCCGTTCTGGCGCGGGCGGGAGAGGCCGCGTTGCGGGAATGCCGGCTCGGGTTCCGGGCTCGTTACCTCGCCGAGGTGGCCAACCGGGTGGCCGCGGGTGTCCTGGACCTCGAGGCGGTCCGTCAACGGCCCACACCGGAGGCACGCCAGCAGTTGATGTCTCTGCCCGGGGTCGGCCGCAAGATCGCGGATTGTGTCCTCCTGTTCGCGTACGGCCGTCCGGAGGCCTTTCCGGTGGACGTCTGGGTGCTGCGGGCGCTCCGGGGGCTGTATTTCCCGAAGCGACGTCCCCAACCCCGCACCCTGCTCCGGTTTACTGCAACCCATTTCGGCCCCCATGCTGGCTATGCCCAGCAGTACCTCTTCCACTACGCCCGCACCTACCTCGGTCGAGGCGCCTTCGCGGGCGGTCCCCGACGCATCAGGCGCCCTGTGAGCGCCTCGTCCCGTTCGCCCGCCCCACATGCAACGCATTGA
- a CDS encoding adenine phosphoribosyltransferase gives MSLATRDEIERAIRNVPDFPKPGIQFKDITPVLASCRLLEAAIEHLALPARGTRVDKVVGIDARGFIFGAAAALRLGAGFVPVRKKGKLPWVTHEESYDLEYGSATVAVHVDALDPGERVLLVDDLLATGGTAAATVRLLRRLGAEIAGVSFLIELGFLDGRSQLEGLPVNSVVCY, from the coding sequence ATGAGCCTGGCGACACGCGACGAAATTGAGCGGGCGATCCGCAATGTGCCCGACTTCCCCAAACCGGGCATCCAGTTCAAGGACATCACCCCGGTCCTGGCCAGCTGCCGGCTGCTCGAAGCGGCCATCGAACACCTGGCGCTCCCGGCGCGGGGGACGCGTGTGGACAAGGTGGTGGGCATTGACGCCCGCGGCTTCATCTTCGGGGCGGCCGCCGCCCTGAGGCTGGGTGCCGGCTTCGTGCCCGTGCGCAAGAAGGGAAAACTGCCGTGGGTCACCCACGAGGAGAGCTACGACCTGGAATACGGCTCGGCGACGGTTGCCGTGCATGTGGATGCCCTGGACCCCGGGGAGCGCGTCCTGCTGGTGGATGATCTCCTTGCCACCGGAGGCACGGCGGCCGCCACCGTGCGCCTGCTGCGCCGGCTGGGTGCCGAGATCGCCGGCGTCAGTTTCCTCATCGAACTCGGATTCCTCGACGGAAGGTCCCAGCTGGAAGGACTGCCCGTGAATTCGGTGGTCTGCTACTGA
- a CDS encoding type II/IV secretion system protein — MSPSHPRPVPEASAPGGWPPRAEVREPLSPGSLAALPIDPDALGSLPKEFVQRHRVLPIHLGDGLLTIATAHPGNDRISDDIRLLTGLEVSERQAPEGEITERIAECYQVTVERMIENFDPSHGTGAEAKNLHDIEVMANEPTVVNLVNLIIATALRERASDIHLLPFENSLQLRYRIDGLLQENSPPPKPLHAALVSRIKIMADMNIAERFLPQDGHIQIHHRGARVDIRVGTMPNIHGESMVMRLLVKDEKLQHPRELGLGTERADQLEHMIARPHGLFLTTGPTGSGKTTTLYSILQGLNAPEKKVVTIEDPVEYELAGISQIPVRPSRGFTFASGLRAILRQDPDIIMVGEIRDAETAEIAIRAALTGHQVFSTLHTNDAPSAITRLIDMGIEPFLISSSLEGVLGQRLVRRICPACRRPAPITATVRAKLETLGGRRLEGEFFEGAGCDECRGGYRGRVGIFELLVITPSLRELILKKGSAVELRSRAQRHMITLQQDALRKAADGITTLDEIVRVCASEAQE, encoded by the coding sequence ATGTCCCCCTCCCACCCTCGACCGGTTCCAGAGGCTTCTGCGCCTGGTGGGTGGCCGCCCCGGGCCGAAGTTCGGGAGCCGCTGAGTCCCGGATCGCTGGCCGCCCTGCCCATTGATCCCGACGCTCTCGGCAGCCTGCCCAAGGAGTTCGTCCAGCGTCACCGCGTCCTGCCGATTCACTTGGGCGATGGCCTGTTGACCATCGCCACGGCCCACCCGGGTAACGACCGGATTTCGGACGATATCCGGCTGCTCACGGGATTGGAAGTGAGCGAGCGGCAGGCTCCGGAAGGGGAAATCACCGAGCGGATCGCCGAGTGCTACCAGGTCACCGTCGAGAGGATGATCGAGAACTTCGATCCGTCCCACGGGACGGGAGCCGAAGCGAAAAACCTCCATGACATCGAGGTGATGGCCAATGAGCCGACGGTGGTGAATCTGGTAAATCTGATCATCGCCACCGCCCTCCGGGAACGGGCCAGTGACATTCACCTGCTGCCCTTCGAAAACAGTCTCCAGTTGCGTTATCGCATTGACGGCCTGTTGCAGGAGAACTCCCCGCCGCCCAAGCCGCTCCATGCCGCCCTGGTGTCGCGCATCAAAATCATGGCGGACATGAACATCGCGGAGCGGTTTCTTCCCCAGGACGGCCATATCCAGATCCACCACCGTGGCGCCCGCGTGGATATTCGCGTGGGCACCATGCCCAACATCCACGGCGAAAGCATGGTCATGCGCCTGCTGGTCAAGGACGAGAAGCTCCAACACCCTCGGGAACTCGGCCTGGGGACGGAGCGGGCCGATCAGTTGGAGCACATGATCGCCAGGCCGCATGGGCTCTTTCTCACCACCGGTCCCACGGGCAGCGGCAAAACCACAACCCTCTACTCCATCCTGCAGGGGTTGAATGCGCCCGAGAAGAAAGTCGTGACCATTGAAGATCCGGTGGAATATGAACTGGCAGGAATATCCCAGATTCCGGTGCGTCCGAGCCGGGGGTTCACCTTCGCCAGCGGGCTGCGCGCCATCCTCCGTCAGGATCCGGATATCATCATGGTTGGCGAAATCCGCGACGCCGAAACCGCCGAGATCGCCATTCGGGCCGCCCTGACCGGCCACCAGGTGTTCAGCACCCTGCACACCAACGACGCGCCCAGCGCCATCACCCGGCTCATTGATATGGGGATCGAGCCTTTCCTGATCTCCTCCTCCCTGGAGGGCGTGCTGGGACAGCGGCTGGTCCGCCGCATTTGTCCCGCGTGCCGCCGTCCCGCACCCATTACGGCAACGGTGCGCGCCAAGCTGGAGACCCTGGGTGGCCGGCGTCTGGAGGGGGAATTTTTCGAGGGGGCGGGATGCGACGAATGCCGCGGCGGTTATCGCGGACGGGTGGGCATTTTTGAATTGCTGGTGATCACCCCGTCGCTGCGGGAATTGATCCTGAAGAAGGGCTCGGCCGTCGAATTGCGGTCCAGGGCGCAGCGCCACATGATCACGCTGCAACAGGACGCCCTGCGCAAGGCGGCGGACGGAATCACCACTCTGGACGAGATCGTCCGGGTGTGTGCCAGCGAAGCCCAGGAATGA
- a CDS encoding type II secretion system F family protein, translated as MTSFRYQAVGADGGAVNGVINAEDRRAALRQLGERGLFPSQLESAAAPASATRSTAGAFSSAGPAGTGWFPTRRVGRKDVTGFTRQMAALLGASIPIPQALAGLGEEEENPALRKILLDLAGAVRTGASFSGALGGQPALFGPLYVSMVRVGEEAGALPAVMTDLANLLEHEDEVRGEVIAAVAYPLFVLGFGVLTVIVLLSVVLPKLFSMLQDMMNILPWPTLVLLRVSTFLDRYWLTTLIAGVGAAAAVRTGLRSPAGARWADAARLRLPIMGGMFRSAALGRFAHTLGILVKSGVSLLPALRIVESTMGNRVLAAQVAQVADETQGGASLAAPLRRLGLFPSSVVQMIAVGEETGRLDDMLLRVAAIEERRMRARTRTLISLLAPVLILIVGAIVGFMVIALLLPIFRMSRGIQ; from the coding sequence ATGACCTCATTTCGCTATCAGGCGGTCGGCGCCGATGGCGGCGCAGTGAACGGAGTCATCAACGCCGAGGACCGGCGGGCCGCGCTCCGCCAACTCGGTGAGCGTGGCTTGTTCCCCTCGCAGCTCGAGTCGGCCGCGGCCCCGGCGTCCGCCACCCGATCCACGGCCGGAGCGTTTTCTTCCGCCGGTCCTGCGGGCACGGGCTGGTTCCCGACCCGGCGGGTGGGGCGTAAGGACGTCACCGGCTTCACCCGGCAGATGGCCGCCTTGCTGGGCGCCTCCATTCCGATCCCCCAAGCCCTGGCCGGGCTGGGGGAAGAGGAGGAGAATCCAGCGTTACGCAAGATTCTCCTCGATCTTGCCGGGGCGGTTCGCACCGGAGCCTCCTTCTCCGGCGCGCTCGGCGGCCAGCCGGCACTCTTCGGACCGCTTTACGTCAGCATGGTGCGCGTCGGCGAGGAGGCGGGTGCGCTTCCCGCGGTCATGACGGATCTCGCGAACTTGCTTGAGCATGAGGATGAAGTGCGCGGGGAAGTCATTGCGGCAGTGGCCTATCCCCTGTTTGTCCTCGGCTTCGGCGTCCTCACCGTCATCGTCCTATTGTCCGTGGTGCTGCCCAAATTGTTCTCCATGCTGCAAGACATGATGAACATCCTGCCCTGGCCGACGTTGGTGCTGCTGCGGGTGAGCACCTTCCTGGACCGCTACTGGCTGACCACGTTGATCGCCGGGGTCGGCGCCGCAGCGGCAGTGCGCACGGGTCTTCGCAGTCCCGCGGGGGCCCGGTGGGCCGATGCCGCCAGGCTGCGGCTGCCCATCATGGGCGGCATGTTCCGCTCTGCGGCCCTTGGGCGCTTTGCCCACACGTTGGGCATCCTCGTGAAAAGCGGCGTTTCGCTGCTTCCGGCGTTGCGCATTGTCGAGTCCACAATGGGCAACCGGGTTTTGGCGGCCCAGGTCGCGCAGGTTGCGGACGAAACCCAGGGCGGCGCATCCCTGGCTGCGCCGCTGCGCCGGCTGGGCCTGTTTCCCAGCAGCGTGGTGCAGATGATCGCCGTCGGCGAGGAAACCGGGCGTCTGGACGACATGCTCCTGCGCGTGGCTGCCATCGAGGAACGCCGGATGAGAGCGCGGACCCGCACCCTCATCTCGCTGCTGGCACCCGTGTTGATCCTGATCGTGGGCGCCATCGTCGGTTTCATGGTGATTGCCCTGCTGCTTCCCATTTTCCGCATGAGCCGCGGAATCCAGTAG
- the gspG gene encoding type II secretion system major pseudopilin GspG: MKPISLSSRKPTTAAFTLIEIMVVVIVLAVLAATIIPQFVGTTTDAKISASKAHIAELESALERFYVHMDRYPTATEGLQVLVEAPATDADKWRGPYVKQLRPDPWRNPYQYKRPGTRHPASFDLWSRGADGADGGDGPAGDIGNW, translated from the coding sequence GTGAAACCCATCAGCCTCTCCTCGCGCAAACCCACTACGGCCGCATTCACCCTGATCGAAATCATGGTGGTGGTCATCGTCCTGGCGGTGCTTGCCGCCACGATTATCCCCCAGTTCGTCGGCACCACGACCGACGCAAAAATCAGCGCGTCCAAGGCCCACATCGCCGAACTGGAGTCCGCTTTGGAGCGCTTCTATGTGCATATGGACCGCTATCCCACCGCGACCGAGGGCCTGCAAGTTCTGGTGGAGGCGCCCGCAACCGATGCCGACAAGTGGCGGGGACCCTATGTCAAGCAGTTGCGCCCGGATCCCTGGCGCAATCCTTATCAGTACAAGCGGCCGGGAACCCGGCACCCGGCCTCGTTCGACCTGTGGTCGCGGGGTGCGGACGGCGCGGACGGCGGCGACGGGCCGGCGGGGGACATCGGCAACTGGTAA
- a CDS encoding GspH/FimT family pseudopilin, producing the protein MPRPLHHCPGWRPRAAFTLIELMVVLALIAILSAVILPEMRGTLEDAALRSSARRLVDAFSLANSRAIALSRPHRVRVDRRSGDYVIESQSGRRRSGNPFRQVSDLAGARGHLDSRVLVDIRPSPAADPGEVSSDRTPPRADAVTFFADGTAEAVEVALQDRSGGGLILRLNPVTARVRVIEQRRP; encoded by the coding sequence ATGCCTCGTCCGCTCCACCATTGCCCGGGCTGGCGTCCCCGTGCCGCCTTCACGCTCATCGAGTTGATGGTCGTACTGGCCCTGATTGCCATCCTCTCGGCCGTCATCCTGCCCGAAATGCGGGGGACCCTCGAAGATGCCGCGTTGCGGTCCTCCGCCCGGCGGTTGGTGGATGCCTTCAGCCTGGCCAACAGTCGGGCGATCGCCCTGAGCCGGCCCCATCGGGTGCGGGTGGATCGCCGTTCCGGGGACTACGTCATCGAATCGCAGTCCGGTCGCCGACGTTCGGGCAACCCCTTCCGGCAGGTGTCAGATCTGGCGGGGGCCCGGGGTCATCTGGATTCACGGGTTTTGGTGGACATTCGCCCAAGCCCGGCCGCGGATCCGGGGGAGGTGTCGTCGGACCGGACGCCGCCGCGCGCGGACGCCGTGACCTTTTTTGCGGACGGCACGGCGGAAGCCGTGGAGGTCGCGCTTCAAGACCGCTCCGGAGGCGGACTGATCCTGCGCCTCAATCCCGTCACCGCCCGTGTCCGCGTCATTGAACAGCGCCGGCCATGA
- a CDS encoding type II secretion system protein, whose amino-acid sequence MIASPRSPQSDPGFSLVEVMLALLILGLAVAGLAEGITTALRSTKDSERQTVAAFLAAGRIELLRAELWISDGVTEGEGGTGLTQYRWTETVRPTAIAGLHEVTVSVRHADESAPLSELRTLLFDPPGGSRTNEPAGGERSRTGRNARRTPR is encoded by the coding sequence ATGATTGCTTCCCCCCGTTCCCCGCAGTCTGATCCCGGGTTTTCACTCGTGGAGGTGATGCTGGCGTTGCTCATCCTGGGATTGGCGGTTGCGGGCCTGGCCGAGGGCATCACCACGGCCTTACGTTCCACGAAGGACTCGGAACGTCAGACCGTTGCGGCATTCCTGGCGGCGGGACGCATCGAATTGCTGCGCGCCGAGTTGTGGATCAGCGACGGCGTCACCGAAGGAGAGGGAGGGACAGGCCTCACGCAGTATCGGTGGACGGAAACCGTGCGCCCGACGGCGATTGCCGGGCTGCACGAAGTCACGGTCTCGGTGCGCCACGCAGATGAATCCGCGCCGCTGAGTGAACTGCGCACCCTCCTGTTTGATCCTCCCGGTGGTTCGCGGACCAACGAGCCGGCCGGCGGAGAGCGATCGCGCACGGGTCGCAACGCCAGGAGGACTCCGAGATGA